In one window of Eggerthella guodeyinii DNA:
- a CDS encoding DMT family transporter, which produces MSGFSNRAGSIPASVYKLLLVVATVIWGLSFVVMKDAVDVLEPAYLIGFRFLATGAVLAAVFWRRMRLAFTKDYLVKGLVLGVLCFLAFWVQTIGLDNTTPGKNAFLTATYCVIVPFAWWVIARKRPTVFNIGAAVMAVAGIGMVSLQGSLAELSMGYGDLMTLVSALLFAVHIVYVSKFSETNDVLVLTVMQFFIGGACGVAYGACFETLPPASALTPAFFWNMAYLVIFASCVALVIQNVALAHVPPAQASLFLSLESVFGVLFSVLLYGEQVGFKLIVGFVLIFGAILVSEMFPLKRKGAAAAQLEAVPVELP; this is translated from the coding sequence ATGAGCGGATTTTCCAACAGAGCCGGGAGCATCCCCGCGAGCGTGTACAAGCTGCTGCTTGTCGTGGCTACCGTCATCTGGGGCCTCAGCTTCGTCGTGATGAAGGACGCGGTGGACGTGCTGGAGCCGGCGTACCTCATCGGGTTCCGCTTCCTGGCTACGGGCGCGGTGCTGGCGGCGGTGTTCTGGCGACGCATGCGGCTGGCGTTCACGAAAGACTACCTGGTAAAGGGCCTCGTCCTCGGCGTGCTGTGCTTCCTCGCGTTCTGGGTGCAAACCATCGGGCTGGACAACACGACGCCCGGCAAGAACGCGTTCCTCACGGCCACGTACTGCGTGATCGTCCCGTTCGCGTGGTGGGTCATCGCGCGCAAGCGGCCGACGGTGTTCAACATCGGCGCGGCCGTCATGGCGGTGGCCGGCATCGGGATGGTGTCGCTGCAGGGTTCGCTCGCCGAGCTCAGCATGGGCTACGGCGACCTCATGACGCTCGTGTCGGCGCTGCTGTTCGCGGTGCACATCGTGTACGTGTCGAAGTTCTCGGAGACGAACGACGTGCTCGTGCTCACGGTGATGCAGTTCTTCATCGGCGGCGCGTGCGGCGTGGCGTACGGGGCCTGCTTCGAAACGCTCCCGCCTGCCTCGGCCCTCACGCCCGCGTTCTTCTGGAACATGGCCTACCTCGTCATCTTCGCGTCGTGCGTGGCGCTCGTCATCCAGAACGTGGCGCTGGCGCACGTGCCGCCCGCGCAGGCGTCGCTGTTCCTCAGCCTGGAGTCGGTGTTCGGCGTGCTGTTCAGCGTGCTGCTGTACGGCGAGCAGGTGGGGTTCAAGCTGATCGTGGGCTTCGTGCTCATCTTCGGCGCCATCCTGGTCAGCGAGATGTTCCCGCTGAAACGCAAGGGCGCCGCGGCCGCTCAACTGGAGGCGGTACCCGTCGAGCTGCCGTGA
- a CDS encoding shikimate kinase: MAEKDNIVLIGMPGAGKSTLGIVLAKILNYDFIDADLVIQNSCDKTLQKLIDACGPEGFIQVENEILRDLTASKSIIATGGSAVYSDEAMEHLSEIGTVVYLKITFDQLVNRLSDLQERGVVLKGGIGMSLRELYDERLPLYEQYAEVTVDVNDLSITAAARKVADALK, translated from the coding sequence ATGGCGGAAAAAGACAACATCGTGCTCATCGGCATGCCCGGCGCCGGCAAATCGACCCTCGGCATCGTGCTGGCGAAGATCCTGAACTACGACTTCATCGACGCGGACCTCGTCATCCAGAACAGCTGCGACAAGACGCTGCAGAAGCTCATCGACGCGTGCGGCCCTGAGGGCTTCATCCAGGTGGAGAACGAGATCCTGCGCGACCTGACGGCATCGAAGTCCATCATCGCCACGGGCGGTTCGGCCGTGTACTCCGACGAGGCCATGGAGCACCTGTCGGAGATCGGCACCGTCGTGTACCTCAAGATCACGTTCGACCAGCTGGTCAACCGCCTGAGCGACCTGCAAGAGCGCGGCGTGGTGCTGAAGGGCGGTATCGGCATGAGCCTGCGCGAGCTATACGACGAGCGCCTGCCGCTGTACGAGCAGTACGCCGAGGTCACCGTCGACGTGAACGACCTGTCCATCACCGCCGCCGCCCGCAAAGTGGCCGACGCGCTGAAGTAG
- a CDS encoding tRNA-binding protein, with the protein MADSLETAPVKPPITIDDLDKIDVRVGRIVAVDDVEGSKKLIKMTVDFGGFTRTILSGMKEEREDCAAELTGKQALFVVNLAPRNMAGEVSEGMIYDIGYEDGIVPVLAVPEAEVPDGVRLG; encoded by the coding sequence ATGGCCGATTCCCTTGAAACCGCGCCGGTCAAGCCTCCTATCACGATCGACGACCTGGACAAGATCGACGTTCGTGTGGGCCGCATCGTGGCGGTGGACGATGTGGAGGGCTCGAAGAAGCTCATCAAGATGACGGTTGATTTCGGCGGCTTCACGCGCACCATCCTGTCGGGCATGAAGGAGGAGCGCGAGGATTGCGCGGCCGAGCTCACGGGCAAGCAGGCGCTGTTCGTGGTGAACCTTGCGCCGCGTAACATGGCAGGCGAGGTGTCCGAGGGCATGATCTACGACATCGGCTACGAGGACGGCATCGTGCCGGTGCTGGCCGTGCCGGAAGCGGAAGTGCCCGACGGCGTGCGTCTCGGGTAG
- a CDS encoding type IV pilus twitching motility protein PilT → MKLEQLLQEMVDAKASDVFIIAGLPLAYSVSGRQVRLDSAPFKPADTEAFVSAIYEASGRSMAHFMENGNHDDDFSFAVPGVGRFRANVFRQRGSYGAVIRVIPFGLPDPVEFHIPDEVLRLAKFQKGLVLVTGPAGAGKSTTLACIIDRLNHERTGHIITMEDPIEYVHKHGSCIVTQREVPTDVATYGEALRSAMRESPDVILLGEMRDQDTIGTAVTAAEMAQLLFSTLHTTGAAGTVDRIIDAFPASQQRQIRIQLSMVLQAIVSQQLVPTVDGGTAPAFEIMITNTAIRNLIREEKTHQLDSVIASGGAEGMRTMDQSLFGLVKSGQVAKEMALQYSIHQEALEKRFEMEGL, encoded by the coding sequence ATGAAACTGGAGCAGCTCTTGCAAGAGATGGTGGATGCGAAGGCATCCGACGTCTTCATTATCGCAGGACTTCCCTTGGCGTACAGCGTGAGCGGCCGCCAGGTGCGCCTCGACTCGGCGCCGTTCAAGCCGGCCGACACCGAGGCCTTCGTCAGCGCTATCTACGAGGCGTCGGGTCGCAGCATGGCCCACTTCATGGAGAACGGCAACCACGACGACGACTTCTCGTTCGCGGTGCCGGGCGTCGGCCGCTTCCGCGCCAACGTGTTCCGCCAGCGCGGCTCGTACGGCGCGGTCATCCGCGTCATCCCGTTCGGCCTGCCCGACCCGGTGGAATTCCACATCCCCGACGAAGTGCTGCGCCTCGCCAAGTTCCAGAAGGGCCTCGTGCTGGTCACCGGCCCGGCGGGTGCCGGCAAATCCACGACGCTCGCCTGCATCATCGACCGCCTGAACCACGAGCGCACCGGCCACATCATCACGATGGAAGACCCCATCGAGTACGTGCACAAGCACGGTTCCTGCATCGTCACGCAGCGCGAGGTGCCCACCGACGTGGCCACGTACGGCGAGGCGCTGCGCTCGGCCATGCGCGAGAGCCCCGACGTCATCCTGCTGGGCGAGATGCGCGACCAGGACACCATCGGCACCGCGGTGACGGCCGCCGAGATGGCGCAGCTGCTGTTCTCCACGCTGCACACCACGGGCGCGGCCGGCACGGTCGACCGCATCATCGACGCCTTCCCCGCCTCGCAGCAACGCCAGATCCGCATCCAGCTGTCCATGGTGCTGCAGGCCATCGTGTCGCAGCAGCTCGTGCCCACCGTGGACGGCGGCACGGCGCCGGCCTTCGAGATCATGATCACGAACACGGCCATCCGCAACCTCATCCGTGAGGAGAAGACGCACCAGCTGGACAGCGTCATCGCCTCCGGCGGCGCCGAGGGCATGCGCACGATGGACCAGAGCCTGTTCGGCCTCGTGAAGAGCGGCCAGGTGGCGAAGGAGATGGCGCTGCAGTACAGCATCCATCAGGAGGCGCTCGAGAAGCGCTTCGAAATGGAAGGGCTGTAG
- a CDS encoding FixH family protein, whose translation MSGSNSSVRIGPISLFTLVIILCLAVMAVLSATTAQATYAAAEKQALFTDDTYANERSAQSAVAAIDAALEPVRAADGDLDAALAAVDKALPAGAQRDGATVHLTFTTPSGRTLDVELTITAHATYEISQWKATTQWTNDGPSATLWSGAAQTR comes from the coding sequence ATGAGCGGCTCCAACAGCAGCGTGCGCATCGGCCCCATCAGCCTGTTCACACTCGTCATCATCCTGTGTCTGGCCGTGATGGCCGTGCTGTCGGCAACGACGGCGCAAGCGACCTACGCCGCCGCCGAGAAGCAGGCGCTGTTCACCGATGACACGTACGCGAACGAACGGTCCGCCCAAAGCGCGGTGGCCGCCATCGACGCGGCGCTCGAACCGGTGCGCGCCGCCGACGGCGACCTCGACGCGGCGCTCGCGGCCGTGGACAAGGCGCTGCCCGCCGGCGCCCAGCGGGACGGGGCGACCGTGCACTTGACGTTCACCACCCCCAGCGGGCGCACGCTCGACGTGGAGTTGACCATCACGGCGCACGCAACGTACGAGATCAGCCAATGGAAAGCAACAACGCAGTGGACGAACGACGGCCCGAGCGCCACGCTCTGGTCCGGTGCCGCGCAAACACGATAG
- a CDS encoding DUF4860 domain-containing protein encodes MVQTLIRATGSNRSAEARGGKARGRAFITLLFAVIALFLLLALLVGTSAYRAVNDVRSSSDNTRLGLSLIANSIRSTDGTDAVGVADGPEGLALVLTEHLENGDYETRLYAYQGAIVEEYTRAGTAFTPEKAREIVASSTFDFTYTDGLLTVHTDQGSTSVALRSVRGGA; translated from the coding sequence ATGGTGCAAACGCTGATCCGGGCAACGGGGTCCAATCGCAGCGCCGAAGCGCGCGGCGGAAAGGCGCGCGGCCGCGCGTTCATCACGCTGCTGTTCGCCGTCATCGCGCTGTTCTTGCTGCTCGCGCTGCTGGTGGGCACGAGCGCCTACCGCGCGGTGAACGACGTGCGCTCGTCCTCCGACAACACGCGGCTGGGATTGTCGCTGATCGCGAACTCCATCCGCTCCACCGACGGCACCGATGCCGTGGGCGTGGCCGACGGCCCCGAGGGGCTCGCGCTCGTGCTGACCGAGCATCTGGAGAACGGCGACTACGAGACGCGCCTGTACGCCTACCAGGGCGCCATCGTCGAGGAGTACACGCGCGCCGGCACGGCGTTCACCCCCGAGAAGGCCCGCGAGATCGTGGCGTCCTCGACGTTCGACTTCACCTATACCGACGGCCTGTTGACCGTGCACACCGACCAGGGCTCTACCTCGGTCGCCTTGCGCAGCGTACGAGGGGGTGCCTGA